The following proteins come from a genomic window of Phormidium ambiguum IAM M-71:
- a CDS encoding NUDIX domain-containing protein has product MLRLWQFFQTVLGIIFRHPVTGTTMIPILPDGRIVLIRRNDTGKWSLPGGIVNWGEDIPTTIERELEEETGLNVVKIRRLVGVYSAPDRDPRIHSISVLVEVEVQGTMKPKDTLEVSEVEAFAIGSLPKGDLSHDHDRQLQDYLNGISAIA; this is encoded by the coding sequence ATGCTTCGATTATGGCAATTTTTTCAAACTGTACTTGGTATTATATTTCGGCATCCAGTTACAGGCACGACAATGATTCCCATTTTACCTGATGGTCGCATAGTTTTAATTCGGCGAAATGATACGGGAAAATGGAGTTTACCTGGGGGAATTGTCAATTGGGGTGAGGATATTCCGACAACAATTGAGCGGGAGTTAGAAGAAGAAACTGGACTAAATGTGGTGAAAATTCGTCGTTTAGTTGGTGTTTATTCTGCGCCCGATCGAGATCCGAGAATTCATTCTATTTCCGTACTTGTAGAAGTAGAGGTTCAGGGCACGATGAAGCCTAAAGATACTTTAGAAGTGAGTGAAGTAGAAGCTTTTGCGATCGGATCTTTACCCAAAGGCGATTTAAGTCACGATCACGATCGCCAATTACAAGATTACCTCAATGGTATATCTGCAATAGCCTAA
- the argH gene encoding argininosuccinate lyase → MTEQQTWSQRFESALHPAIARFNASISFDIELIEYDITGSIAHAKMLAKTGIISSEEGEQLVEGLERIRQEYRQGLFQPGVDAEDVHFAVERRLTELKGDVGKKLHTARSRNDQVGTDTRLYLRDQISQIREQIREFQAVLLDLAESNVETLIPGYTHLQRAQPVSLAHHLLAYFEMLNRDWQRLGEIYQRVNISPLGSGALAGTTFPIDRHYTAELLNFGGVYANSMDGVSDRDFAIEFLCAASLIMVHLSRMSEEVILWSSQEFGFVTLKDSCATGSSIMPQKKNPDVPELVRGKSGRVFGHLQAMLVLMKGLPLAYNKDLQDDKEALFDGVKTVQACLEAMTILMREGLEFRTQRLAAAVEEDFSNATDVADYLAARGVPFREAYNLVGKVVKTCIAANKLLKDLTIEEWQALHPAFAADIYEAIAPKQVVAARNSYGGTGFEQVRQALQAARSRSNNS, encoded by the coding sequence ATGACTGAACAACAAACCTGGAGTCAACGCTTTGAATCAGCTTTGCATCCAGCGATCGCTCGGTTCAATGCTAGTATCAGTTTTGACATTGAACTGATTGAGTACGATATTACAGGATCGATCGCTCATGCGAAAATGCTTGCCAAAACGGGCATTATTTCGTCGGAAGAAGGCGAGCAATTGGTGGAAGGGCTAGAACGGATTCGGCAAGAATATCGTCAGGGGCTTTTCCAGCCAGGTGTGGATGCGGAAGATGTGCATTTTGCGGTGGAACGTCGCTTAACAGAACTCAAAGGCGATGTGGGTAAAAAGTTACACACAGCAAGATCGCGCAATGACCAAGTTGGAACTGATACTAGGTTGTATCTACGTGACCAAATTAGCCAAATTCGGGAGCAAATTCGGGAATTTCAAGCTGTGTTGCTGGATTTGGCGGAATCTAATGTAGAAACTTTAATTCCTGGTTATACTCACTTACAACGCGCCCAACCTGTATCTTTAGCGCATCATTTATTAGCTTATTTTGAAATGCTCAACCGGGATTGGCAAAGGTTGGGGGAAATTTACCAAAGAGTCAATATTTCGCCTTTGGGATCTGGGGCTTTGGCTGGGACAACTTTCCCGATCGATCGCCACTACACAGCTGAGTTACTGAATTTTGGCGGAGTTTACGCTAATAGTATGGATGGGGTGAGCGATCGAGATTTTGCGATCGAGTTTCTCTGCGCCGCCAGTTTAATTATGGTTCACCTCAGCCGCATGAGTGAAGAAGTCATTCTGTGGTCATCCCAAGAATTTGGCTTCGTCACCCTCAAAGATAGCTGCGCCACTGGTTCCAGTATTATGCCCCAAAAGAAAAATCCCGACGTACCAGAACTAGTGCGGGGAAAATCTGGGCGCGTATTTGGACATTTGCAAGCTATGTTGGTGTTAATGAAGGGATTGCCGTTAGCTTACAACAAGGACTTACAAGATGATAAGGAAGCTTTGTTTGATGGCGTAAAAACGGTACAGGCTTGCTTAGAAGCAATGACCATTTTAATGCGGGAAGGTTTAGAATTTCGCACCCAACGACTTGCTGCTGCTGTGGAGGAAGATTTTTCCAATGCTACAGATGTGGCGGATTACTTAGCTGCTAGGGGCGTTCCTTTCCGAGAAGCTTACAATTTGGTTGGCAAAGTCGTGAAAACTTGTATTGCTGCGAATAAGCTGTTGAAGGACTTAACCATAGAAGAATGGCAAGCACTTCACCCAGCTTTTGCAGCCGATATTTATGAGGCGATCGCTCCCAAACAAGTGGTAGCAGCCCGCAACAGTTACGGCGGTACTGGCTTTGAGCAGGTAAGACAAGCTCTTCAAGCTGCTCGCTCTCGCAGCAACAACTCCTAA
- a CDS encoding PP2C family protein-serine/threonine phosphatase — MNTVPLSQLSSESGDDSRRDTSEVTPVFALKQLVARLYREQHKIQDLLSSLGFALRSFNNLNQFLELVPLMATRVTDADGSALVLLKPNGQVKLEQLHCQDNLQGIDIRKAIESATLKVKDARAKNSALVTAEIEQFDLEEASGVQKGLALLDAQVSRCLGSNIHLFGTAILVKQMERGRLYVFSRDPEYTWTETRQKLVRLVADQTAVAIANDELTVELRKKERLDRELEIGAEIQQRLLPRQCPQIPGIELAARCQPANRVGGDYYDFIPTHYVPPVKTEDKEPQKNHPITSARGRWGIVIGDVMGKGVPAGLIMTMTRGMLRAEVLNGHTPGRILQHLNQVMFADLENSHRFVTLFYSEYDLQTGILSYSNAAHNPPLLWQASSNSVRRLDTLGMLIGLDANSQYEEGQVQLAAGDTIIYYTDGFTEAANPNGERFDDENLMQVFQKACQNYQEPQAILDYLFDQVQQFIGQGNRNGDDMTLVVMRVQTS, encoded by the coding sequence ATGAATACTGTGCCCCTTTCTCAACTTTCATCTGAATCAGGCGATGATTCGCGCCGCGATACTTCTGAAGTAACGCCTGTGTTTGCTCTCAAACAGCTGGTAGCACGTTTGTATCGGGAACAGCATAAAATCCAAGATTTGTTGAGTTCTTTAGGGTTTGCGCTTAGATCGTTCAACAATCTGAACCAATTTTTAGAGTTAGTTCCGTTAATGGCGACTAGAGTTACCGATGCTGATGGTAGTGCTTTAGTGTTGTTAAAACCTAATGGTCAAGTAAAGCTGGAACAGTTACACTGCCAAGACAATCTCCAAGGAATAGATATTCGCAAAGCGATCGAAAGCGCAACATTAAAAGTCAAGGATGCGCGGGCGAAAAATTCTGCTTTAGTAACTGCTGAGATCGAGCAATTCGATCTGGAAGAAGCATCAGGAGTCCAAAAAGGACTGGCGCTTTTAGATGCTCAAGTAAGTCGCTGTTTGGGATCTAATATTCATTTGTTTGGTACTGCAATTTTGGTTAAGCAAATGGAACGAGGACGGCTATATGTTTTTAGCCGCGATCCTGAATATACTTGGACGGAAACGCGACAGAAGTTGGTGCGGTTGGTGGCAGATCAAACAGCTGTGGCGATCGCAAATGATGAACTCACCGTCGAACTCCGCAAAAAAGAACGTCTAGATAGAGAATTAGAAATTGGTGCAGAAATTCAACAGCGATTGTTACCTCGCCAATGTCCCCAAATTCCCGGAATTGAATTAGCCGCTCGTTGTCAACCCGCTAATCGAGTTGGTGGGGATTATTATGATTTTATTCCCACTCATTATGTCCCGCCAGTTAAAACTGAGGATAAAGAACCTCAGAAAAATCACCCAATAACATCTGCGCGAGGACGTTGGGGTATCGTGATTGGCGATGTTATGGGTAAAGGTGTGCCAGCTGGTTTAATTATGACCATGACTAGGGGAATGTTACGAGCAGAAGTTCTCAACGGTCACACCCCAGGGCGAATTTTGCAACATTTAAATCAGGTGATGTTTGCCGATCTAGAAAATTCCCATCGGTTTGTCACTTTGTTTTATTCTGAATATGATTTACAAACTGGTATTCTTTCTTACAGTAACGCGGCTCACAATCCGCCATTGTTGTGGCAAGCAAGCAGTAATTCGGTGAGACGCTTGGATACTTTGGGAATGCTGATTGGTTTAGATGCTAATTCTCAGTATGAAGAAGGTCAGGTTCAGTTAGCTGCTGGCGATACTATTATTTATTACACTGATGGTTTTACCGAAGCTGCAAACCCTAATGGGGAACGCTTTGATGATGAAAATTTGATGCAGGTTTTTCAGAAAGCTTGTCAAAATTACCAAGAACCTCAAGCAATTTTGGATTATTTGTTTGACCAAGTACAGCAATTTATTGGTCAGGGAAATCGTAATGGCGATGATATGACACTGGTGGTAATGCGAGTCCAAACTAGTTAA
- the ftsY gene encoding signal recognition particle-docking protein FtsY, with the protein MVFNWFRRQYDKDKEKTEKQPETTPPPESKVESTQPSTTSEPQTSEDYLTWAKAAYKNIQAKQKLETATETTVPAEETTEETPVTETIVESIVTEEAVPETPVTETLPESVVTEAMTGEIPVTEKVPESVITGEIAPETPVTEIVTESVVREETALENPVIETIGETGDVVEEVAAAAEVETPVQVPFWARKEEREARIQKLVKDAIEEPEAEVSPAATVAAPETTLEEIPDFAFDEGFMWSAEILAAQGRRPEDVSIEEITWLKKLRQGLDKTRRNIVNQLKAIVGQGPLNQDAVEEIESLLLQADVGVEATDYIISSLQSKLREEVLPPDAAIAYLKQIIQEMLESPLQKSAKRGFAPEKDALNIWLMTGVNGAGKTTTIGKIAHIADKSGYKCLIAAADTFRAAAVQQVKVWGQRSNVEVVANPGNNTDPAAVVFDAISAAKSRGTELLLVDTAGRLQNKKNLMDELSKIRRIIDKKAPEAKIESLLVLDATLGQNGLRQAEVFAQTAQLSGVVLTKLDGTAKGGVALAVVKQLGLPIRFIGAGEGIEDLRPFSSYEFVEALLSG; encoded by the coding sequence ATGGTTTTTAACTGGTTTCGTCGTCAATATGATAAAGACAAAGAAAAAACTGAGAAACAACCAGAGACAACTCCACCTCCAGAGTCTAAGGTAGAATCAACTCAGCCTTCAACTACTTCTGAACCGCAAACTTCAGAAGATTATCTAACTTGGGCAAAAGCTGCTTACAAAAACATTCAAGCTAAACAAAAGTTAGAAACAGCTACAGAAACTACAGTTCCCGCTGAAGAAACCACAGAGGAAACTCCTGTTACTGAAACAATTGTTGAAAGTATTGTTACTGAAGAAGCTGTACCAGAAACCCCTGTAACTGAAACATTACCCGAAAGTGTAGTTACAGAAGCAATGACAGGGGAAATTCCTGTAACTGAAAAAGTACCTGAAAGTGTGATTACGGGAGAAATTGCACCGGAAACTCCTGTTACAGAAATAGTTACCGAAAGTGTGGTTAGGGAAGAAACTGCACTAGAAAATCCTGTAATTGAAACTATTGGCGAAACAGGTGATGTAGTTGAGGAAGTCGCAGCAGCGGCAGAAGTGGAAACTCCGGTTCAAGTTCCATTTTGGGCAAGAAAAGAAGAACGCGAAGCGAGAATTCAAAAATTAGTAAAAGATGCCATAGAAGAACCGGAAGCAGAAGTTTCGCCAGCAGCTACAGTAGCGGCACCAGAAACTACTTTAGAAGAAATTCCTGACTTTGCTTTTGATGAAGGTTTTATGTGGTCGGCAGAAATTTTAGCTGCCCAAGGTCGTCGCCCAGAAGATGTTTCCATTGAAGAAATTACCTGGTTAAAGAAACTGCGCCAAGGTTTAGACAAAACTCGACGCAATATTGTTAATCAATTAAAAGCGATCGTTGGTCAAGGCCCACTGAATCAAGATGCAGTTGAAGAAATCGAATCTCTGCTACTACAAGCTGATGTGGGAGTAGAAGCAACAGATTACATCATCAGTTCGCTACAAAGTAAACTGCGGGAAGAAGTTTTGCCGCCAGATGCAGCGATCGCCTACTTAAAGCAAATCATCCAAGAAATGCTTGAATCACCCCTGCAAAAATCGGCAAAACGCGGTTTTGCCCCAGAAAAAGATGCACTGAATATCTGGTTAATGACTGGGGTAAATGGAGCCGGAAAAACTACTACTATTGGTAAAATAGCGCACATTGCCGATAAATCCGGTTACAAATGTTTAATCGCTGCGGCTGACACCTTCCGCGCCGCCGCCGTTCAGCAGGTAAAAGTTTGGGGACAACGTAGCAATGTAGAAGTAGTTGCCAATCCCGGAAATAACACCGATCCAGCTGCGGTTGTATTTGATGCTATTAGTGCGGCTAAATCAAGAGGTACGGAATTACTTTTAGTAGATACAGCAGGGCGATTACAAAACAAAAAGAACTTAATGGATGAATTATCGAAAATCCGCCGGATTATTGATAAAAAAGCGCCAGAAGCAAAAATAGAATCCTTATTGGTTCTGGATGCAACACTGGGACAAAACGGTTTGCGTCAAGCAGAAGTTTTCGCCCAAACAGCCCAACTTAGTGGTGTGGTACTCACCAAACTAGATGGAACTGCCAAAGGAGGTGTAGCTTTAGCAGTAGTCAAGCAGTTAGGTTTACCAATTCGCTTTATTGGTGCTGGAGAAGGAATTGAAGATTTACGTCCTTTTTCTAGCTACGAATTTGTAGAAGCTTTGCTCAGTGGCTAA
- the nusB gene encoding transcription antitermination factor NusB: MQSRQVARELALLSLSQMPTNPEKISEQEIPDFIIAAIRTLTTEVKEALEEAAGELQRADDRLLHSQTRAVDLQSARTMLQEAIQLASQAINRMGSSVEIPEFIQLSNQKDVRNYAENIVRNLMVKREEVDELLSSAMVDWQLNRLARIDRDILRIAVCEILFLGVPERIAINEAVELAKRYSGEDGYRFINGVLRRVSDKLKTPISS; this comes from the coding sequence ATGCAGTCTCGTCAAGTTGCGCGTGAATTGGCTTTACTGAGTTTATCTCAGATGCCAACAAATCCCGAAAAGATTTCCGAACAAGAAATCCCAGACTTTATTATTGCGGCGATCCGAACTTTAACCACAGAAGTTAAAGAAGCTTTGGAAGAAGCTGCGGGAGAATTACAACGTGCGGACGATCGCTTATTACACAGCCAAACTCGCGCTGTGGATCTGCAAAGTGCTAGAACAATGTTACAAGAAGCTATCCAATTAGCTTCTCAAGCAATTAACCGCATGGGTAGTTCTGTAGAAATACCGGAATTTATTCAACTATCTAACCAAAAAGATGTTCGCAATTATGCAGAAAATATCGTGCGAAATCTAATGGTTAAACGCGAAGAAGTTGATGAATTGTTGTCGTCCGCAATGGTAGATTGGCAATTGAATCGGTTAGCTAGGATCGATCGAGATATTTTGAGAATTGCTGTTTGCGAAATTCTCTTTTTAGGAGTTCCTGAACGAATTGCAATTAATGAAGCTGTAGAATTAGCTAAACGTTACAGCGGTGAAGACGGTTACAGATTTATTAATGGGGTTTTACGTCGAGTCAGCGACAAATTAAAAACCCCAATTAGTAGTTGA
- a CDS encoding DUF502 domain-containing protein gives MFQRLKQDLKNDLIAGLLVVIPLATTIWLTVTIATWVIDFLTRIPKWLNPFDGLHPILVNLLDLAVGLAVPLLSILLIGLMARNIVGRWFLDVGERVLHAIPLAGSVYKTLKQLLETVLKDSGGKFRRVILVEYPRRGIWAIAFVTGTLSNEMQTHLSNRPMLSIFIPTTPNPTTGWYAVVAEDEVVDLGMSVEEAFKVIVSGGIVSPSPLAPASLPKFPESKLQVLPAEEA, from the coding sequence GTGTTCCAACGCTTGAAGCAGGATTTAAAAAATGACCTGATTGCAGGTTTATTGGTGGTAATTCCCCTTGCTACCACGATTTGGTTGACGGTGACTATAGCAACTTGGGTAATTGATTTTCTTACCCGTATTCCCAAGTGGCTGAATCCTTTTGATGGTCTGCATCCGATTTTAGTTAATTTGCTGGATCTGGCGGTGGGACTAGCGGTTCCACTGTTGAGTATTTTGCTAATTGGCTTAATGGCGCGGAATATAGTCGGTCGTTGGTTTTTGGACGTTGGCGAACGAGTGTTGCACGCGATTCCTTTAGCTGGCTCGGTTTACAAGACTTTGAAACAATTGCTAGAAACCGTATTAAAGGATAGCGGTGGGAAGTTTCGCCGGGTAATTTTGGTGGAGTATCCTAGAAGAGGAATTTGGGCGATCGCATTTGTTACAGGCACTCTCAGCAATGAGATGCAAACTCACTTGTCCAACCGACCAATGCTCAGTATATTTATTCCGACAACACCTAACCCGACTACGGGTTGGTATGCAGTTGTTGCCGAAGATGAAGTGGTAGACTTGGGTATGTCAGTAGAAGAAGCCTTTAAGGTGATTGTCTCCGGTGGTATTGTTAGTCCCAGTCCTTTAGCTCCTGCTTCTCTTCCCAAGTTTCCTGAAAGTAAGCTGCAAGTTTTACCCGCAGAAGAAGCTTAG
- a CDS encoding type II toxin-antitoxin system HicA family toxin — protein MSQLQKLVKLFLSYPTEVRYKDAKRLLTAFGFEEVRSKGSHHIFRNEDGQILPIPKQGGKKVGERYIERIIEVLRLEEYDAQEKDD, from the coding sequence ATGAGTCAACTACAAAAATTAGTCAAATTATTTCTGTCCTATCCAACTGAAGTTCGTTATAAAGATGCTAAACGTTTATTAACAGCTTTCGGTTTTGAAGAAGTGCGCTCAAAAGGGAGCCACCATATTTTTCGCAATGAAGATGGACAGATATTACCTATTCCAAAGCAGGGAGGTAAAAAAGTTGGAGAACGTTATATAGAACGCATAATTGAGGTGCTCAGACTGGAGGAATATGATGCCCAAGAAAAAGATGACTGA
- a CDS encoding glycosyltransferase family 2 protein: MISIYILTYNEEIDIAACIESAMLSDDVIVVDSVSSDRTIEIANRYPVQIVQHKFESHGQQRTWMLQSVPAKHDWVYILEADERMTPELFQECLQATQSKEYIGYYVAERVMFMGSWIRRSTQYPRYQMRLFRKDKVWFTDYGHTEREVCDGATSFLQETYPHYTCSKGLSRWIEKHNRYSTDEAKETLRQLQQGNVNWRELLFGQSEVERRRALKDLSLRLPFRPLIRFVYMYFLLGGILDGGAGFAWCTLQAFYEYLIMLKVWELKHLPLPNFEVNHNFSASDSSTEEVTTDSAKLSSST; encoded by the coding sequence ATGATCTCGATTTACATCCTGACCTATAACGAAGAAATTGATATAGCCGCTTGCATTGAATCAGCAATGCTGTCTGATGATGTGATTGTAGTAGATTCAGTGAGTAGCGATCGCACGATCGAAATTGCTAATCGCTACCCAGTGCAAATTGTTCAGCATAAATTTGAAAGTCACGGACAACAGCGAACTTGGATGCTACAATCAGTCCCCGCCAAACACGACTGGGTATACATCCTCGAAGCCGATGAACGGATGACTCCCGAACTATTTCAGGAATGTCTACAAGCAACTCAAAGTAAAGAATACATCGGTTACTACGTAGCTGAACGAGTCATGTTCATGGGTAGCTGGATTCGGCGCAGCACCCAATATCCTCGTTACCAAATGCGTCTATTCCGCAAAGACAAAGTTTGGTTCACTGATTATGGTCACACAGAACGGGAAGTCTGCGACGGTGCAACTAGTTTTCTCCAAGAAACTTATCCCCATTACACCTGTAGCAAAGGATTAAGTCGCTGGATTGAAAAACACAACCGTTACTCCACAGACGAAGCAAAAGAAACCCTACGTCAGCTACAACAAGGTAATGTTAACTGGCGAGAATTGTTGTTTGGACAAAGTGAAGTAGAAAGAAGAAGGGCACTCAAAGATTTATCTCTGCGTTTACCATTTCGACCCTTAATTCGATTTGTTTATATGTACTTCCTCTTAGGAGGAATACTTGATGGTGGGGCGGGATTTGCTTGGTGTACCTTACAAGCTTTTTACGAATATCTGATTATGCTCAAAGTCTGGGAACTGAAGCATCTGCCTTTACCCAACTTTGAAGTAAATCATAACTTCTCTGCTTCAGATTCATCCACAGAGGAAGTAACAACTGACTCGGCTAAGTTAAGTTCTTCTACTTAG
- a CDS encoding HpsJ family protein, which produces MKATTSRPLSPPAALILKLIGVICILSFLIDAFTLLIPFNPTDRGWQINLTTQLVERGIIPLVGMAFLFAGTWIDSVAVADTSGKGGSVWQIVKLIALVLSGILGLLYLLIAPLHVNNVRLQSNAAIAEVQKQAKQAESQLTSDAFKNQVEQRRTQIRTQIGELLKDEQRYNQAIQNQQVPQQIKDILQQSKSNPQALDEFLNQQAKSFSNQTLSQIRERQQQLENQAKTAAFKSQFQIGLSSVLLALGFFLTAGTGLRGLVSLPSAPRKNSPPKR; this is translated from the coding sequence ATGAAAGCGACTACAAGCCGTCCATTATCACCACCAGCTGCGTTAATTCTCAAGTTGATTGGAGTAATCTGTATACTGTCTTTTTTAATTGACGCATTTACGCTGTTAATTCCCTTTAATCCAACCGATCGCGGATGGCAGATCAACCTGACAACTCAGTTAGTAGAACGCGGAATTATTCCTTTAGTAGGAATGGCATTTCTATTTGCTGGTACTTGGATTGACAGTGTAGCTGTAGCTGATACATCCGGGAAAGGTGGCTCAGTTTGGCAAATAGTGAAACTAATCGCATTAGTACTGTCGGGAATTTTAGGGTTGCTTTATCTGTTGATTGCACCCTTGCACGTTAACAATGTCCGACTTCAGAGTAACGCCGCGATCGCCGAAGTACAAAAGCAAGCCAAGCAAGCAGAAAGCCAACTAACTAGCGATGCTTTTAAAAATCAAGTAGAACAGAGACGTACTCAAATTAGAACCCAAATCGGAGAATTACTTAAAGACGAACAAAGATATAACCAAGCAATTCAAAATCAACAAGTACCGCAACAAATTAAAGACATACTTCAACAATCCAAAAGTAATCCTCAAGCCTTAGATGAATTTTTAAATCAACAAGCTAAAAGCTTTAGTAACCAAACTCTTAGCCAAATTCGGGAACGCCAACAACAATTAGAAAATCAAGCTAAAACAGCGGCGTTTAAATCTCAATTTCAAATTGGACTCAGCAGTGTTTTATTAGCATTAGGCTTTTTTCTAACTGCGGGAACAGGATTGAGAGGTTTAGTATCCTTGCCATCAGCACCACGCAAAAATTCACCACCCAAGCGCTAA
- a CDS encoding 3-isopropylmalate dehydratase: MDKVIRGLIFVVDDNIDTDQIIPAEYLTLVPSKPDEYEKLGSYAMAGLPDRYGKFIADGEMKTQYPIIIAGENFGCGSSREHAPIALGASGVQAVVAQSYARIFFRNCSATGELYPWESTERLCDSFTTGQEVTIDFDNNQLINHTLGKTFALQPLGEVGPVIDAGGIFAYARKTGMIASKV, encoded by the coding sequence ATGGACAAAGTAATTCGTGGCCTTATTTTTGTTGTAGATGACAATATTGATACTGACCAAATTATTCCCGCTGAATATTTGACTTTAGTTCCCTCCAAACCGGATGAATATGAAAAGCTGGGCAGTTATGCTATGGCAGGATTACCCGATCGCTATGGCAAATTTATCGCCGACGGGGAAATGAAAACTCAATATCCGATTATAATTGCTGGAGAAAATTTTGGTTGTGGGTCTTCGCGGGAACACGCCCCGATCGCATTAGGCGCATCTGGCGTACAAGCAGTCGTCGCCCAATCTTACGCCCGCATCTTTTTCCGCAACTGTTCCGCAACTGGAGAACTCTACCCTTGGGAATCTACAGAACGTTTATGCGATTCCTTCACCACAGGTCAAGAAGTTACCATTGACTTTGACAACAATCAACTCATCAATCATACACTGGGCAAAACCTTTGCTCTCCAACCATTAGGAGAAGTTGGCCCAGTTATTGATGCTGGTGGTATCTTCGCCTACGCTAGAAAAACAGGCATGATCGCTAGTAAAGTCTGA
- a CDS encoding NAD(P)H-quinone oxidoreductase subunit M, which yields MLLKSTTRHIRIFTAEVENNELIPSENVLTLDIDPDNELNWPEESLQKVYRKFDELVETYNGEDLTEYNLRRIGSDLEHLVRTMLQKGEVSYNLNSRVVNYSMGLPRVDSEG from the coding sequence ATGCTACTGAAATCTACAACCCGTCATATCCGCATCTTTACCGCTGAAGTAGAAAATAACGAGTTAATCCCTAGTGAAAACGTTTTAACTTTGGATATCGATCCAGATAACGAGTTAAATTGGCCTGAAGAATCTCTGCAAAAAGTTTATCGCAAATTTGATGAACTAGTGGAAACTTACAATGGCGAAGATTTAACTGAATATAATCTCCGTCGCATTGGTTCTGATTTAGAACACCTGGTTCGTACTATGTTACAAAAAGGTGAGGTTAGTTATAATCTCAATAGTCGTGTAGTCAATTACAGCATGGGTTTACCTAGAGTCGATTCAGAAGGTTAA
- a CDS encoding DUF6737 family protein, giving the protein MSGQKSLNPWDYKPWWCQPWSILLTGTILISGSWFIWQIIWLTLVISVPVLTWMGFFLLIWPSLVRQSGILEKYFVTESEQDES; this is encoded by the coding sequence ATGTCTGGACAAAAATCTCTCAACCCCTGGGATTATAAACCTTGGTGGTGTCAACCTTGGTCAATTTTACTAACAGGTACTATATTGATTAGTGGTAGTTGGTTCATTTGGCAAATAATCTGGCTAACATTAGTTATATCTGTACCTGTATTGACTTGGATGGGTTTCTTTTTATTAATCTGGCCATCATTAGTTAGGCAAAGTGGCATCCTCGAAAAGTACTTTGTGACAGAATCAGAGCAGGATGAGAGCTAG